Proteins from one Pyrobaculum neutrophilum V24Sta genomic window:
- a CDS encoding PaREP1 family protein: MAITLSPAVAELLKRAAGDRDVEAFLADLLAGRLDPPERVELYLRLHEKYLREAEELYRGGDLVQAGEKYWGAVTALLNALAEKRGEPHYSHRDYAVLIDRLYRETKDRELVTAFAMAERLHANFYHNFLSPEGFEVHREAALKLVEKLKKLVET, encoded by the coding sequence ATGGCCATAACGCTCTCTCCCGCAGTGGCGGAGCTTTTGAAGAGGGCGGCTGGGGACCGGGATGTAGAGGCTTTCCTCGCAGATCTGTTGGCCGGGAGGCTCGATCCGCCCGAGCGCGTCGAGCTGTATCTCCGCCTACACGAGAAGTACCTCAGGGAGGCCGAGGAGCTGTATAGAGGGGGCGATCTTGTACAAGCCGGCGAGAAGTACTGGGGAGCGGTCACAGCCCTGCTGAACGCGCTGGCCGAGAAAAGGGGAGAGCCGCACTACAGCCACAGAGACTACGCGGTGCTAATCGACAGACTGTACAGAGAGACAAAAGACAGAGAACTCGTCACGGCGTTCGCCATGGCGGAAAGGCTACATGCCAACTTCTACCACAACTTCCTCTCGCCGGAGGGCTTCGAAGTCCACCGGGAGGCCGCGCTGAAGCTCGTGGAGAAGCTAAAAAAGCTGGTCGAGACCTAG
- a CDS encoding 5-(carboxyamino)imidazole ribonucleotide synthase produces the protein MRLLVLGGGQLALMMCWATARLPLDFAVYDPDPKAPAYRCAARAGDPLREVERADHVTFEFENVEWGVAEYAHKLGKLRPHLDYLRVKKSRIWEREALGELGVPTPRWAVARDGAEAMELAAKWGRAVAKVPSGGYDGKGQYLLPRERPPAESPLLVEEYVDIAREFSIVAARSEDGDVYFYPPAQNYYVQGILVWNYAPAEAPPEAYRYVEKILEWRRYVGVLAVEFFEDRSGRILVNEIAPRVHNTGHWTLETDASQFENHVRAVAGLPLRRPRALAPTAMVNLLGVASPPIKELERLGKVYWYGKAEARPRRKMGHVNITGDTTAEAIAKAREAMRIIYGRKFPELVLKNYGSRQ, from the coding sequence ATGCGTCTCCTGGTGTTGGGCGGGGGCCAGCTGGCCCTTATGATGTGTTGGGCAACAGCCAGGCTACCCCTGGATTTCGCGGTCTACGACCCAGACCCGAAAGCCCCCGCGTATAGATGCGCCGCGAGGGCGGGCGACCCGCTGAGGGAGGTGGAGAGGGCGGACCACGTCACCTTCGAGTTTGAAAACGTGGAGTGGGGGGTGGCAGAGTACGCCCACAAGCTGGGCAAGCTGAGGCCCCACCTGGACTACCTCAGGGTGAAGAAGAGCAGGATATGGGAAAGGGAGGCGCTCGGCGAGCTGGGGGTGCCCACCCCCCGCTGGGCTGTGGCTAGAGATGGCGCAGAGGCTATGGAGCTGGCGGCCAAGTGGGGGAGGGCCGTCGCCAAGGTGCCCTCCGGCGGCTACGACGGCAAGGGCCAGTACCTGCTCCCCCGGGAGAGGCCGCCCGCGGAGAGCCCCCTCCTGGTGGAGGAGTACGTAGACATCGCGAGGGAGTTCTCAATAGTGGCGGCTAGGTCAGAAGACGGCGACGTCTACTTCTACCCGCCAGCCCAGAACTACTACGTCCAGGGCATTCTGGTGTGGAACTACGCCCCCGCCGAGGCGCCGCCCGAGGCCTATAGATACGTGGAGAAGATCCTGGAGTGGCGTAGATACGTAGGCGTCCTCGCCGTGGAGTTCTTCGAAGACAGAAGCGGCAGGATCCTCGTCAACGAGATCGCGCCCCGCGTCCACAACACAGGCCACTGGACCCTAGAGACAGACGCCTCCCAGTTCGAAAACCACGTCAGAGCAGTCGCCGGCCTCCCCCTCAGGAGGCCGCGCGCCTTAGCGCCCACCGCCATGGTGAACCTACTGGGCGTCGCCAGTCCACCCATTAAGGAGCTGGAGAGGCTGGGCAAGGTATACTGGTACGGCAAGGCGGAGGCTCGGCCCAGGCGCAAGATGGGCCACGTAAACATCACAGGGGACACCACGGCGGAGGCCATAGCCAAGGCCCGAGAGGCGATGAGGATAATCTACGGCAGAAAATTCCCAGAACTCGTCCTCAAAAACTACGGCAGTAGACAATAG